The Gossypium raimondii isolate GPD5lz chromosome 2, ASM2569854v1, whole genome shotgun sequence genome segment ACggtaatgttattattttgagcAACGTATGAGGAAAGGGCTTGTTCTTCAGCTCTTTGTTCGAACACTCTTAACGATGTTGCCTTTCTATAAATCTTACAAAGTACTATGTCCTCCTGGTTTCAGACAAAagtacatatataaatacatttatgtatatatgtttgtttgtttgtgaaCTGTGTTATGACATAAGTAAATTAGTTAATTCAGTTGATGAACAGATTGTTTGTACCCTAAGAATGGAGGTGTCGGAGAGCCTGTACTCGTTCATGACCCAATCGGTTCTGTTCCCATTCGGTGCTTTCCCTGTGTAGAAGACCAAAGTTTTTCTAAGACCCATGATGATTTTAGGCTCAGTGAGACGCCTGATTTGACGGTCGGAACCAGTTGCCTTCCAATACCCTCTCTCGGTGGTCCTGTTGGGCTTTTTACCACCATGACCACTCCTTGTGTCTCTTTGCACAAAAAAGTACCACTCTCTCTCCCCTATCTTTGCCATACCTGCTCACCACATTCCCCACAATCCCAAAACAAAAGTAAGTAGTTGTAATATCTTTGGTACAATAAAGGGGAAATGCTTTATTACTaaggaaatgagaaaaaaaaacacaatgaTAAACACTCTAGGCATAATACACCATCTGTTTGAGCATCCGAGACCAACCTCTTGTCAACAAAGTTCTTAAGTATTCGTGTTTGGGTTTCACTCTCTGTAAACTATATGTGGGTCTTATCTAGAGTTATTTTGATCTACATTATGTTTAACTTATGCTTTGTAAtgattaattttacttaaagcaaTTCAGCTTGTGAATGAATTTGATTGCACTAGCACctcttttgaaaaaataattttgaatgtagTTACTCAAGACAATTACgagaaatgattttaaaaagtatCTCGTCTAAATTTAGTTATATCGAGACTATCTTGGAATGCTTGCATATGATACATTTGgttcaaaaacaataatattacaCAGAAGGCCTTCAAAAAcgataaaattatacttaagctcttttaaaattataatattataaattaatataattcgagaaattttataatttaattttaaccctttaaaataatttttagcttCGCTTTTGACAAGTGTAGcaagaaaaatataacaaatataattagatATACAACTAAGAAATGTTACTAATAATATAGTATTGTTGTTAATGCATTCGAGTGTGTTAAACtgcattattctcttatttataggttaaCGAGAGACTATAAGTAATTCTAATTATTGTATGAAAAATGACAGAACAAATTTAAGACAGAAAATGTAGTGTGTTTAAATACCTGGCAAATCCCAAGGGTaatgattataaatattaagaaaaccGATGATGTCGCAATACAGGTTTTTACCCAGAACAGTTTCCTTGAGGTAATAGTTGACAAGCTCTTCTTCAGTAGGGTGGAATCGAAATCCTGGTAATATGATCTCTGGAGAAATTATATTTTCCATATTGAAAACAACTAAGAGGTACTCAAAAGCTCAGGTTTCTTCGATGGTATTTATAGCCGGACAGGGTCGAATCATAGACCCAATCCTTCCAAATTCAATGGAATATTTTGAACCAGTAAAATGGTTTCCAGCTGTGGTTTTTGATGTCGATGGTAAACTGACAAAGAAATGTCTGCTTGATTTAATTTGTGTTGGCTTAACGTAATTTCCAGGTTCTTACATATAGTACTTTTAGAGGTCAATTATGTGTGCATGTTGGTGAGGGTTA includes the following:
- the LOC105787414 gene encoding NAC domain-containing protein 6 isoform X2; the protein is MENIISPEIILPGFRFHPTEEELVNYYLKETVLGKNLYCDIIGFLNIYNHYPWDLPGMAKIGEREWYFFVQRDTRSGHGGKKPNRTTERGYWKATGSDRQIRRLTEPKIIMGLRKTLVFYTGKAPNGNRTDWVMNEYRLSDTSILREDIVLCKIYRKATSLRVFEQRAEEQALSSYVAQNNNITVPLPLQHHDYGTNMAQADSDEHGPSSYSAWTTMTECFTQYGP
- the LOC105787414 gene encoding NAC domain-containing protein 6 isoform X1 — translated: MENIISPEIILPGFRFHPTEEELVNYYLKETVLGKNLYCDIIGFLNIYNHYPWDLPGMAKIGEREWYFFVQRDTRSGHGGKKPNRTTERGYWKATGSDRQIRRLTEPKIIMGLRKTLVFYTGKAPNGNRTDWVMNEYRLSDTSILREDIVLCKIYRKATSLRVFEQRAEEQALSSYVAQNNNITVPLPLQHHDYGTNMAQADSDEHGPSSYSAWTTMTECFTQSKKNL